TTTATCAACCGGCTTTAGAATATAACTGAGAGCACCACTTTGGATTGCAGCCTTTGCATAAGAAAAATCATCATAACCACTAAGTACGATTATTGCAGGCTTCTGTTTTTCATCCAGTTCAGAAAGCTGCTTCATGAGTTCTACGCCATCCATTACCGGCATACGGATATCTGTAATTAAAATTTCTGGCTTCTTTTCCTTACAGAACTCGAGAGCTTCTTCTCCGTTTTTTGCTTCTATAATCTCCAGCGGAATATCTATTGAATCCAGAAGGATTTTTTTTAGTCCCGCACGAATGAGTTTTTCATCATCTGCCAGTACTATTGTTATCATGATTATTCTCCTAAAGTGTTCTTTAAATTCCGTGGAACAGGAATTTTAATAAGAGTTCCTTCTCCTTTTCTCGACTCGATTATCATCCGATAATCTTTTCCACAGAACATGCTTAAACGCTGCTGAATATTTTTCAAACCGATGCTGCCTTGTGAATCGCGCTCATAATTATCATCTGAAAGATAGGTCATCAGTTCTTCCTGTTTTTCTTTTGGAATTCCTTTGCCAAAATCGCGAACACATAACCAGATTCTGTCTGACTGTGTACCTTCTTCTGTATAAACACGAATTACTGCATCCTTTCCTCGCGGCTCGATTGCATAGAAAAAAGCATTCTCTACAAGCGGCTGCAGACTCATTTTTGGAATGACAATATTTTTATATTCATCATGAATTTCTGTTTGAAGTGAAATTACATAATCATTTCTGATGTTCAAAAGGTAAACATACGAACGGATATAATCTACTTCCTCTTCGAGGGTTACTGTATGAACTCTCCAGCGCAGACAATAATGCATAAGTTTGCCAAGAACATTTATGCTTTCTTCTACATCTGTTTCGCCGGCAATTACTGCCTGCATTTTTATTGTTTCAAGTGCGTTATAAAGGAAGTGTGCATTTATTTGATTCTGCATTGCCTTCATTTCTGTATCTGCAATCAGATGCTGTTCCTTTTTGATTTCTTCAATCTGATTTCTAAGCTGCTCAGTCATTCTGTTAAAGGTATGCTGAGCTTCAGTTACTTCATCGTGGCCGGTTACTTCTACGCATGCCTCAAGATTTCCTTCCTGAACCTGTTTCATTCCACCAATCAGATTATAAACACGGCCCATAAGTCGTGAAGTAAGATATCGGACTAAAAAGTACAAAAGAAAAACCGTAAGCCCAAGTCCAACAAGAATTCCTGCCTGGATTAAAAACAAGCTTCTCTGCATTTCTTCAGAAGAACAGGTATGCAGAAGAATAATATTCATGTCGGGAACACGTATCCAGCTTGAATAACGAATATCTTCTTTATGACGCAGAATCATTTTTCCGGAATTAAGAATTTCACCCTGCTTGCGGCGATAAACTGTTTTGTAAAAATCCTCAAAGAGTTCTGGACTTAATGGTGCACGTGAACGCTCTACTATTTCATTTGTGATTGGAATCAACTCCATTTTATTTGTCTGTTCATTTAGAACTTCACGAAAAGCATAGTCATCATTATATTCATTGATTTTTTTGAAGAGGAATGGAAAAAAGTCACTGGTCTTCATTGCTATCTGAATGTAGCCGATTTCCCTGTGATTATTTTCCAGTCTTCTTGTTGAACAAACTGATTCGTATTTTAACGAGCCCTGATTTCCAAGATAGTCTGCCGTGTAGCTATATTCCCAGCGCTCCAGACTTTCAAGGTCTGTTCGTGAAGAATTCATAAAAACCGGCCAGCGTTCTGGAATAAGTGAATTATCACTGAATACGCGAAGTCCATAAATGTTCGGTACAGTTTCAAGTGTACGTTCGAGCATTGTGGTTTCAGAAATCATTGTATCGATTATTTCATCTTCATTGCTGCGCTCTGGAATTGTAAAGAAGAGCATTAGACGTTTATTACTTTTTACAAGCTGTTCAAAAAGATTAAAGGATTGGATGTTCTTTTGAACCTGTTCGTAGTTTTCTGTAAGAAGACCTTCACTGTTTGCTTCCAGTTCTTCAACACGAGAACGGCGGATAAGTCCCATTGCAGTAATTACTAAAATAAAAAGGGGAATTACGACAATACAGGTATAGGCAAAAACTAATTTTTGTGAAAAGTTCATCCTTATCATTTTATATGATAAACCTCGTATTGTCGAATTCCCTGGATTGGAACATCGCTTCACTCCACGCAATGACTACCGTAATTGTCATTGCGAGCGAAGCGAAGCAATCTATAATTTACATACCAAGCTTCTTCTTGTTTTCGTTCATAAGCTTAGACTGAGCGGCGATAACCTTATCAACACCCTTGTCTTTCTTATACTGGTTGAAGTCTGCAACGATCTTGTCGAACTCAGCTTCTGAACCTGCACGAATCAACTGTGGAAGAACCTTACCCCAGCGGCGCTGGATGTCTTCGTAAATCAGCTGTTCATCAGATCCAACAGGAAGTGTAAGTCCGTCGTATGCTGCATAAGAGTGTACATATGGACGTGTCCAAAGCTGTGGCTGCTCGAGAGAAGGAGCATAGTCAGCACCGAACTGTGCCTGCCAAGCTGTATCCATAAGCATCCAGTATGTGTACTGAACACCAATCTCTGTTTCCTGCTTGTTCTTGTCGTTCTTATCGAGGTCAGCAACTTCTTTTGTCAACTTTGGTACACCGTTTTCGATTGTGTATGTTTCACCTTCGATACCGAAGTTTGTATCCATCTGACCTTCTTCTGAGATGAGGTAAGAAAGGAACTGAATAGCGCGAGCTGGATCTTTACAGTTCTTTGAAATCAAAGTTACTGTCCAACCTGCAATACCACCACCAGCGAGTACTGGATCATCACCCTTTGTGTTCTTTGGACCATCTACAGCAATGTAGATAGAGTTTGGATCACGTGCATAAAGAGCGTTCTGTGGAGCCTGCATATCCCAGTTCTGATAGAGCATACAGAAGTAGCGGCCCTGAGCAGCTTTCTCTTCAATCTGGCTTCTCTTGTCTACGAATACGTCTGTAGCAAAGAGACCTTCTTCGTGAGCCTGGCGGAATGCTTTCATCCAGCGGATATACTCTGGATCATCTGTAAGACCGAGGTCTGCGTTTACGAATTTACCATCTTTTTCTGGAGCAATTGCAAGGAAGTGTGAGAGGTAACCCTGGAGCTGAGAACAACCAGTATCACCGAATTCGTTTGTTCCGAATGGAATAAGTGACTGACCATTTACTGTTGGGAACTTAGCCTTTGCAGCGCGGAGTGCACCAAGGAATCCCTCTGGAGTTGTCATGTCTGGACTTCCGATAGCTTCGTACATATCTTTACGAACAAGGAAAGTTTCGTTTGAAGTAAGTTTTCCCTGATACTTCTCGTAGTCTGTTGAAGTATAAGATGCGTTTGGATATCCGTAGATATGTCCGTTTGGCTGACGATACCAGCCAACCTTTACAGGATCTGTAACCTTCCAGAAGTATGGATCATACTTGTCTGCAAGTTCATCAAGTGAATAAAGAAGATCTGAATCGATCATCATAGGAATCTGACCTTCCCACCATCCCAAAGTAATGAGATCTGGAAGAGCGTCACCAGCGATCATAGCATTCAATTTTTCAGCTTCGTTTCCTGCAGGAACGATGAAGTTTACATCTACACCAGTTTTCTCTGTAATGTACTTAGAAACTTTTGAATCACCCCAATGGCGTGCAAACCAGCTGAAGTTAATATACCAGTCAAGCTTGATTGGCTTGTCAGCATTTGCTTTCCAACCTGGAACATCAGCAGATGCTTTAGTACCAGTTGTTTTACCAGCTTCTTTCTTGCTGCAGCCTACGAGAGACATAGCAGCAACCATAGCAAAACCTAATGCTACTACCTTTAATTTCTTCATATTTATTTTCCTCCTATAAATATTATCCAAAATGTAAGTTACCAACGCTTCGCGTTGCTTTCGATTCACGCGTACAAAATCCTGCGCCACTGCTCGGATTTTGCTGCTAACCTTTTATAGAACCAATTAACATTCCCTTTACAAAGTATTTCTGCAGGAATGGATATACACACATAATCGGGAAAGTTGTTACAACCATAGTTGCCAGACGAACCGACTGTGAGCTTACCTGCTGAGCAGAAACGCCGGCAGGCATTGCAACAACTGCTTTAGAAGCAGAAGCACTGGCTACAACACGATACAGGTAGGTTTGAATCGGCTGTAATTCAGATTTATTGATGTACATAACTCCGGCAAAATAATCGTTCCAGTGGCCTACTCCATTGAACAAAGCAATTGTTGCAATTACCGGCATAGATAAAGGGAGTATAATTTTTATAAAAATCAGCATGTCGTTTGCACCGTCGAGCTTAGCAGATTCTTCGAGTCCGGCTGGGAGGCCGCGGAAGAAAGACATGAAGATTATCATGTTATAAAAGTTGAACAAGCTTGGGATGATGTAAACCAGGAAGTTGTCGTAAAGACCAAGGTTTTTCAACGTAATGAAGTAAGGAATAAGACCGCCACCGAAGAACATTGTGATTGTTCCGATGATTGTATAAATCTTATTTCCCATAATGTGCTTTTTAGAGAAAGCGTATCCAACCATAGCTGTGAAGAAAACGCTTGTTACTGTACCAATCAGAGTTCTGAGAACTGTAATCATAAAAGCTCTGACAATTGTACTGTCCTGGAAAACTGTCTTGTAGCTCTGAAGACTGAACTTTCTTGGCCACAAGTAGATTCCGCCACGGAGAGCATCGTTTGCATCATTGAAAGAAATGATAACTGTATACCATACTGGATACACTGCAATAAAGCAGAGAAGCACCATAATGATTCCGATAATAATGTCACCAGTTGTTACTCTATTTAATCTTGAATGTGTCATTTTTTTCCTCCATTAGAACAACGATGTGTCGTTCAACTTCTTAGTAACCTGGTTAGCAATGAACAGCAGGATGAAAGCAACTACCGACTTAAACAAACCAATTGCCGAAGCATATGAATATCTCATTCCGCGCATAGCAGTCTGATATACGTAGATATCAAGTACGTTACTTCTTGGTGCATTCAAAGGATTGTTCAATACCAGAATCTGATCGAAGTTAGTATTCAAAAGTCCACCAACAGCAAGGATGAACATGATAGTTACAGTAGGAGCAATTGAAGGAAGTGTAATTGTCCAGATCTGCTTCCAGCGGCTTGCACCGTCAACCTTAGCAGCCTCATACATTTCCTGATCAATACCTGCAATAGCAGCAAGGTAGATGATTGCAGACCATCCAAGTTCCTTCCATAAATCAGAAAGAACTGTAATAGCCCAGAAATATTTAGGATAAGCAAGGAAAGCTACACTCTCTTTAAGAATACCCATATTTATGAGAAGCTCATTGAAAAGACCACCATCTCCAAGCCAGGTAGTAAGAATACCACCGAGCACAACCCATGAAAGGAAGTGTGGCATATATGTAATAGTCTGAACCGCTTTCTTAAATCTCATATTTCTAACTTCATTCAAAAGCAACGCAAAAACGATTGGCAGAGTGAAGTTAAAAACCAGTTTAAGAATACTGATTCCTAATGTGTTTGCCATAACATTGAAGAACTCTTCATCTTTGAAGAAGTTGATAAAATGCTGGAAACCACCGTTAGTAGCCCATGGTGTTGTAAAAAATTTCTTGCTGAACAAAGGAGTTGTTATAAAAAAGTTTTTCTTGAAAGCAATTAAAATTCCGTACATCGGGATGTAGTTAAAAATCAACATCCACACAATTCCAAGAAGTGCCATAAACTGAAGATATTTTTCTTCACGTAATCTTACCCAGAAGCTTTTCTTAGGGATTACCGGCAAATCATTGTTTTTCTGTTTCATGACAGTACCTCGCTTACATTTTGGAGTATAGACGCACTTATACCATATGAAAAGTTTGTAAATTTTCAGAAAGGTGTAAATATTTCGGTTTTCGGGGTGTTTTTGAGCATTTTTGTGTTGATTTCCCTGATTTCTTGCTTTAGTTTAAGATTAGTAAGAAGTTTTTTTTATAAACCTGCAGACTGAACCTTGGAGCTGGCTTAGTGAGTTCAGTCTGCGGATTTTATTTCAGGAGGATTTTAGATGAAAAAGGTAAAAGGCTGTTTCACAACATTACCAGGAGAAACTGGCCAGTTCTACAAAATTGAGAATTATGACTGCATGGATGATTTCTTTATGACAATCACAAGTGCATCTGATATATGGAATTTCTGCTGGTCACAGGGTGGAATTACAGCCGGAAGAATTGACTGCGATCATGCAGTTTTCCCTTATTACACAGCAGATAAAGTAAGTGATGCAAAATCATATACC
The Treponema bryantii DNA segment above includes these coding regions:
- a CDS encoding sensor histidine kinase, producing the protein MNFSQKLVFAYTCIVVIPLFILVITAMGLIRRSRVEELEANSEGLLTENYEQVQKNIQSFNLFEQLVKSNKRLMLFFTIPERSNEDEIIDTMISETTMLERTLETVPNIYGLRVFSDNSLIPERWPVFMNSSRTDLESLERWEYSYTADYLGNQGSLKYESVCSTRRLENNHREIGYIQIAMKTSDFFPFLFKKINEYNDDYAFREVLNEQTNKMELIPITNEIVERSRAPLSPELFEDFYKTVYRRKQGEILNSGKMILRHKEDIRYSSWIRVPDMNIILLHTCSSEEMQRSLFLIQAGILVGLGLTVFLLYFLVRYLTSRLMGRVYNLIGGMKQVQEGNLEACVEVTGHDEVTEAQHTFNRMTEQLRNQIEEIKKEQHLIADTEMKAMQNQINAHFLYNALETIKMQAVIAGETDVEESINVLGKLMHYCLRWRVHTVTLEEEVDYIRSYVYLLNIRNDYVISLQTEIHDEYKNIVIPKMSLQPLVENAFFYAIEPRGKDAVIRVYTEEGTQSDRIWLCVRDFGKGIPKEKQEELMTYLSDDNYERDSQGSIGLKNIQQRLSMFCGKDYRMIIESRKGEGTLIKIPVPRNLKNTLGE
- a CDS encoding extracellular solute-binding protein — its product is MKKLKVVALGFAMVAAMSLVGCSKKEAGKTTGTKASADVPGWKANADKPIKLDWYINFSWFARHWGDSKVSKYITEKTGVDVNFIVPAGNEAEKLNAMIAGDALPDLITLGWWEGQIPMMIDSDLLYSLDELADKYDPYFWKVTDPVKVGWYRQPNGHIYGYPNASYTSTDYEKYQGKLTSNETFLVRKDMYEAIGSPDMTTPEGFLGALRAAKAKFPTVNGQSLIPFGTNEFGDTGCSQLQGYLSHFLAIAPEKDGKFVNADLGLTDDPEYIRWMKAFRQAHEEGLFATDVFVDKRSQIEEKAAQGRYFCMLYQNWDMQAPQNALYARDPNSIYIAVDGPKNTKGDDPVLAGGGIAGWTVTLISKNCKDPARAIQFLSYLISEEGQMDTNFGIEGETYTIENGVPKLTKEVADLDKNDKNKQETEIGVQYTYWMLMDTAWQAQFGADYAPSLEQPQLWTRPYVHSYAAYDGLTLPVGSDEQLIYEDIQRRWGKVLPQLIRAGSEAEFDKIVADFNQYKKDKGVDKVIAAQSKLMNENKKKLGM
- a CDS encoding carbohydrate ABC transporter permease, producing MTHSRLNRVTTGDIIIGIIMVLLCFIAVYPVWYTVIISFNDANDALRGGIYLWPRKFSLQSYKTVFQDSTIVRAFMITVLRTLIGTVTSVFFTAMVGYAFSKKHIMGNKIYTIIGTITMFFGGGLIPYFITLKNLGLYDNFLVYIIPSLFNFYNMIIFMSFFRGLPAGLEESAKLDGANDMLIFIKIILPLSMPVIATIALFNGVGHWNDYFAGVMYINKSELQPIQTYLYRVVASASASKAVVAMPAGVSAQQVSSQSVRLATMVVTTFPIMCVYPFLQKYFVKGMLIGSIKG
- a CDS encoding ABC transporter permease, giving the protein MKQKNNDLPVIPKKSFWVRLREEKYLQFMALLGIVWMLIFNYIPMYGILIAFKKNFFITTPLFSKKFFTTPWATNGGFQHFINFFKDEEFFNVMANTLGISILKLVFNFTLPIVFALLLNEVRNMRFKKAVQTITYMPHFLSWVVLGGILTTWLGDGGLFNELLINMGILKESVAFLAYPKYFWAITVLSDLWKELGWSAIIYLAAIAGIDQEMYEAAKVDGASRWKQIWTITLPSIAPTVTIMFILAVGGLLNTNFDQILVLNNPLNAPRSNVLDIYVYQTAMRGMRYSYASAIGLFKSVVAFILLFIANQVTKKLNDTSLF